A part of Solibacillus sp. FSL H8-0538 genomic DNA contains:
- the pfkA gene encoding 6-phosphofructokinase translates to MKKIAVLTSGGDAPGMNAAIRAVVRKANFHGVEVMGIYHGYEGFINGKMEILDLGSVGGIIQRGGTKLYSARCSEFKEDKYQLLGIEKMKEAGVEGLVVIGGDGSYRGAMELSNKGFPCVGVPGTIDNDVPGTEYTIGFDTALNTVIESIDKIRDTATSHENSFIVEVMGRDAGDIALWAGLAAGAESVLIPEQEYDIDDIITRIEHGVARGKRHSIIIVAEGVMPGSELAKILKEKAGIETRVSVLGHIQRGGSPTAHDRVLAGRLGAKAVEVLLEGRGGRAVGIKNHEVVDYDLKEAYENNHKADLSLYTLSKELSI, encoded by the coding sequence ATGAAAAAAATTGCCGTTTTAACGAGTGGAGGAGACGCACCAGGCATGAATGCTGCGATCCGTGCAGTCGTTCGTAAAGCGAATTTCCACGGTGTTGAAGTAATGGGAATTTATCATGGATATGAAGGTTTCATTAATGGGAAAATGGAGATATTAGACTTAGGTTCAGTTGGTGGCATTATTCAGCGAGGTGGTACAAAATTATATTCAGCGCGCTGTTCTGAATTTAAAGAGGATAAATATCAGCTTCTTGGCATTGAAAAAATGAAGGAAGCTGGTGTCGAAGGTTTAGTTGTCATCGGCGGAGATGGTTCTTACCGTGGCGCAATGGAGCTTTCAAATAAGGGCTTCCCATGCGTTGGTGTTCCTGGCACCATCGATAACGATGTACCAGGAACAGAATATACAATTGGATTTGATACGGCATTGAATACGGTTATTGAATCGATTGATAAAATTCGAGATACAGCTACTTCGCATGAAAATTCATTCATCGTTGAAGTAATGGGTCGTGATGCAGGAGACATCGCACTATGGGCAGGTCTTGCAGCAGGTGCAGAATCCGTATTAATTCCAGAGCAAGAGTATGATATTGATGATATAATCACACGTATTGAACATGGTGTTGCTCGTGGCAAACGACATAGTATTATTATCGTAGCAGAAGGTGTAATGCCTGGCAGTGAGCTGGCAAAAATTTTAAAAGAAAAAGCAGGTATTGAAACGCGCGTATCCGTACTAGGTCATATTCAGCGAGGTGGTTCACCAACTGCACACGATCGCGTATTAGCAGGGCGTTTAGGTGCAAAAGCTGTAGAGGTTTTACTTGAAGGACGTGGCGGCAGAGCAGTTGGTATTAAAAATCATGAAGTAGTTGATTATGATTTAAAAGAGGCTTATGAAAATAATCATAAAGCAGATTTAAGTTTATATACGCTATCAAAAGAACTTTCAATCTAG
- the accA gene encoding acetyl-CoA carboxylase carboxyl transferase subunit alpha, producing the protein MSKTMAFEQPVVKLREKIDELKTIAHDADVDMSGEIEKLENRLCQLEHSIYENMEPWDRVQVARHPERPTTLDYISRVFDDFIELHGDRSFKDDEAIVGGIASFNGQAVTIIGHQRGKTTKENIRRNFGMPHPEGYRKALRLMLQAEKFGRPIICFIDTKGAYPGKAAEERGQSEAIARNLFEMAGLRVPVISIVIGEGGSGGALALGVANKIFMLENSTYSVISPEGAASILWKDATLAKQAAEAMKITAPDLKEMGIIDGIIPEISGGAHKNVEKQALAMKDCIQDTLENLNKLSPDELIIDRYDKFKNIGQFIEE; encoded by the coding sequence ATGTCTAAAACAATGGCATTTGAGCAACCTGTAGTAAAGCTACGTGAAAAAATAGACGAATTAAAAACAATCGCACACGACGCGGATGTAGATATGAGTGGAGAAATTGAAAAGCTAGAAAATCGTCTTTGTCAGCTTGAACATAGTATCTACGAAAATATGGAGCCTTGGGACCGTGTACAAGTAGCTCGCCATCCTGAACGCCCAACAACACTTGATTATATTAGTCGTGTATTTGATGATTTTATTGAACTGCATGGGGATCGTTCGTTCAAGGACGATGAAGCAATTGTTGGCGGTATTGCCTCGTTTAACGGGCAGGCGGTGACGATTATTGGTCATCAGCGCGGGAAGACGACGAAGGAAAACATTCGCCGTAATTTTGGGATGCCACATCCAGAAGGTTACCGAAAAGCACTACGATTAATGCTGCAGGCCGAAAAATTTGGCCGTCCGATCATTTGTTTTATTGATACGAAGGGGGCTTACCCGGGGAAGGCTGCTGAAGAACGCGGACAAAGTGAGGCAATTGCGCGCAATCTGTTTGAAATGGCTGGCTTACGGGTACCGGTTATTAGTATTGTGATCGGAGAAGGTGGGAGTGGTGGTGCCTTAGCACTAGGTGTGGCCAATAAAATTTTCATGCTTGAAAACTCGACATACTCGGTCATTTCTCCAGAAGGTGCCGCATCGATTTTATGGAAGGATGCAACTTTAGCGAAGCAGGCTGCTGAAGCGATGAAAATTACAGCGCCAGATTTAAAGGAGATGGGTATCATTGATGGCATTATTCCTGAAATTTCAGGTGGTGCTCATAAAAATGTAGAAAAGCAAGCATTGGCGATGAAGGATTGCATTCAAGACACATTAGAGAATTTAAACAAGCTGTCGCCTGATGAATTAATTATAGATCGTTATGATAAGTTTAAAAATATTGGTCAATTTATCGAGGAATAA
- the accD gene encoding acetyl-CoA carboxylase, carboxyltransferase subunit beta, which produces MSIRDLFTINRKKNNGIIINQSKEKAFPEGIVTKCPQCKKIHVTKEIETNLKVCPKCQHHFKMTAKERVRIFLDEGSFESLDDHLRTSNPLGFPAYIEKVEADVKKTGLNEAVLTGTGTLQGEKIAIAVMDSHFRMGSMGSVVGEKITRAIEKATELKIPFIIFTASGGARMQEGVLSLMQMAKTSVALKRHSDAGLLYISIMTHPTTGGVSASFASIGDLNIAEPQSLIGFAGRRVIEQTVREKLPDDFQTAEFLLEHGQLDAIFHRKDMRGKIATIVKLHVQGGISHV; this is translated from the coding sequence ATGTCTATTCGAGACTTATTTACGATAAATCGCAAAAAAAATAATGGAATCATCATTAATCAATCTAAGGAAAAGGCGTTTCCAGAAGGAATTGTAACGAAATGCCCGCAATGTAAGAAAATCCATGTAACGAAGGAAATTGAAACGAATCTAAAAGTTTGTCCTAAATGTCAGCATCATTTCAAAATGACGGCAAAGGAACGAGTTCGAATCTTTTTAGATGAGGGCTCATTCGAATCACTAGACGATCATTTAAGAACATCGAATCCACTTGGGTTTCCTGCCTATATAGAAAAGGTTGAGGCAGATGTCAAAAAAACCGGCTTAAATGAAGCAGTTTTAACAGGAACTGGAACGCTACAGGGAGAAAAAATAGCAATCGCTGTGATGGATTCGCACTTCCGTATGGGCTCTATGGGCTCGGTAGTAGGGGAAAAAATTACGCGCGCAATTGAAAAGGCAACGGAGCTTAAAATTCCGTTCATCATTTTTACAGCAAGTGGAGGGGCACGTATGCAAGAAGGCGTACTCTCGCTTATGCAAATGGCTAAAACAAGCGTTGCACTAAAGCGACATAGCGATGCTGGGTTACTTTATATTTCGATTATGACTCATCCAACAACGGGTGGCGTATCGGCAAGTTTTGCATCGATTGGCGATTTAAATATTGCTGAGCCTCAAAGTTTGATTGGCTTTGCAGGGCGACGTGTTATTGAACAAACGGTTCGTGAAAAGCTGCCTGATGATTTCCAAACAGCAGAGTTTTTACTTGAACACGGTCAACTCGATGCAATATTCCATCGCAAAGATATGCGCGGAAAAATTGCAACAATTGTAAAATTGCATGTACAAGGAGGCATATCACATGTCTAA
- a CDS encoding FadR/GntR family transcriptional regulator gives MDDKQATKKMFIQIVKQLRQLIVTQKIQPGDKLPSERVLSETLNVGRSSVREALRSLELLGLIETKHGGGTFLAAVQHHQLVEILSSFILQEPKSVDDVHMSRQMHEKEAIRMICDNAELQQLPVWESLFVKLELEQGLLREDILRECMIASGNRLALKIWLQLLAYSITPLKKSITSDEKVVLQMLIKSIQMGYSEEAIEAYDDWMRDLQTLT, from the coding sequence ATGGACGACAAACAAGCAACGAAAAAGATGTTCATCCAAATCGTCAAGCAGCTCCGTCAATTAATTGTTACACAAAAAATTCAGCCAGGTGACAAGCTGCCTTCCGAACGTGTTTTAAGTGAAACATTAAATGTTGGCCGTTCTTCGGTGCGAGAGGCACTGCGAAGTTTAGAGTTACTCGGATTAATTGAAACGAAGCATGGCGGCGGAACGTTTTTAGCTGCTGTACAGCATCACCAACTTGTCGAAATACTATCTTCATTTATTTTACAGGAGCCTAAATCGGTTGACGATGTTCATATGTCGAGACAAATGCATGAAAAAGAAGCTATTCGAATGATTTGTGATAATGCCGAACTACAACAGCTACCGGTTTGGGAGAGCTTATTTGTGAAGCTTGAGCTCGAGCAGGGGCTACTGCGAGAAGACATTTTACGCGAATGTATGATTGCTTCGGGAAACCGTCTTGCATTAAAAATATGGCTTCAGTTACTTGCATATAGTATTACACCATTAAAAAAAAGCATTACGTCAGATGAAAAGGTCGTATTACAAATGCTCATTAAATCCATCCAAATGGGCTATAGCGAGGAAGCGATTGAAGCATATGACGACTGGATGCGTGACTTACAAACATTAACGTAA